cctgggattctccaggcaagaacactggagtgggttgccatttccttctccaaggcatgaaagtgaaaagtgaaagtgaagtcgctcagtcgtgtccgactcctagcaaccccatggactgcagcctaccaggcccctccgtccatgggattttccaggcaagagtactagagtgggttgccattgccttctccatctatataGTGTTAGAAAGGCAAAACAGAGCATATTTTTTTATGTATGAATGGAAGGATgtcttaaaattatgaaaatatgtgtaCATGTAATATATTGGTTGCAATGCTATAGTAATcttgaatttcaaattttaaaacttttcttgtaCACTAACAACAGCTTTCAAATAGGAATTTGTATATATAATTTGTTGTTTATATCACTAACATCTATAGATAGGTTGTATAGAAATCAATTAGTTCATGGagggaaaaaagtattttttttttaattcaggaaaCAAAACCATGGTTATATAAacaattttcattatatattggaaatattttctgttttatgttttaaaacttgACTAATccccaaatgaaaacagaaatgtcCCCATAACACAATTTTCTTGTGATACTCAcagctaaattttatttttatggtgtTCCGTAGGTACCAAACCAAAAATCAAGAAGGGTATCCTGttgaatttacttttttaaaatatcagtgttcTAGTCTCCTGTGACTGCTGTATGGTTTCAGATAATTTccaaatttattcatttcattctcttttcaaaacccacatacatatatttttaaacttccgTTGCGTTGTATTCCTAAaagcctgggaaatttcatataATCTTTCTGAGATGCAGTAAAATTGTTACAGTGTCTTAAAACTGTACCATTACATCAGTTTCGGTTTCTTTTCAGCTTAACCTATTTCTTATTTTGGCCCACTGTTTCATCACATTCCCATTCAGTAATGACTAGTGTCTATAAGCCCcaaatcccttcactgttcactatGAATATCATGGCTGCTGTTGCAAAATGAGAACCACTTGCACTATTGCACCCTCCTTTTTCTTCTAGAGTGGTGCATTCCTCAGGTGTTATTTGGATATTCAATTtcacacaaaaggaaaattaaatccatttatatttacctTCTTGGGGGTCTGACGTATTTGGAAAGATTTTTGAATTATTGGTGAATTTCAGGGTGGGATGTAAAGTTGTTTCTTGATAGACGGTAAACCCCTCCACgctctctctggttgtggtaGGCCATCCCTCTGTTACCATGGGGGTCACAGACGTGGTGTTTGGTCCTGAAGGGAGGTTGCTAACTGTAATGGAACTGTTGTCAGGAGCTTTCATGGTATCATTGATGGAAGACAGGGTAAAGTTTTCTGAAGATACAGGAACTGTGGTATTGGGAGGGGCTGAAGCTGGCAGAAGACTGTTATCTGCTATGGATGAGTTCCAAGGCAGTTTAGAAACAAAGCTGTGGGTTGAGGGAGATCTTGGGGAAAGTGTAGGCATGAGGCTTGGACTCCTGGAAGAGTTGTCTGTTGACAGATTACTGTAGAAACCTGTTTCATGTGTTTTATTTGATGGATCCTCAAAAGAGAAATTACTTGCCTTGGGGTTGGaggtttctctattttctttatctGAGGTTAAATTTGCTTTACTTTCTAAAGGGACAGATTGATTTTCCCTTGTTTTTAAGTCTTCTGCAGTGCtttctgttgtgtttgttttttgaccTTCTTCCCCATGGCTTCCAAACAGTAGTAAACTAGACAAAATTGAAATCAACAGAATTTTGGCTGAAGTCAACATTGTAATCTTCTTTGGTATTAGTGTTAATATGGagaatctgaaagaaaataataaccatTTATTAAATGAAGTATTGAGGTTTTTCTTTAATGGATCTACATTTCtaaagtgactttaaaaaatatagagacATAGTACTCAGATGATAGTATCATAACCTTTAttccaaaagtttgttttctttggattttaTTAAAACAAGAGTCACTAAGTTCTGTTTGACTGAGttctattttctatataatatttctttctttcttcctctagggAAATGCCATATAGAAACTTTTTCAAGCTAGGCATtgccattttattatttccaAGATCATTTAGCTTGGGACAAGTtgaagtatacacacacacacacacacagtgtatatGGATggctaagtaatttttttttaatactataaaTATGGGGCATGTAGAGCTTGCTGATTTCTTTAACCTATTTAAGGAAACATGTTTCTTATAAAGATGTAATTTGGAGTGTTTATTGTAAAAATTATGTTATCAATTATACACTAAACATACCACTTTAAAGTGAGTCAGTCAGGAACTCCACTTGAAAGCATTTTATTAGTTCTTAATTTGAGTTACTTGAATTTGAGGTTAACatccctttttttttaacattatcttTACTTCATGTAGCCCCTTTTCCTATTAATCCCAAGTTACAGAAAGTCAGAAAAACTCTTAGAATTGGAGATTCTTTCATTGTATCCTCCTATTGTATAAGTGAAGAATCTGATTGGGAGTATGTGTGGAAAAAGGTACCTAACCAGATCATGGCAGAGTTGGAGTTGGAAACCATGGCTCTGACCTCCAATCCGGGCACATCACATTGCCTCTTAAATGTGGAAGCTCCACAATTCATAGGTAGGAGGATATGGGGGAGAGGTTTTGAATTTACATTTATATTGCAAATCTGGCTTCTATAtgaaaaacatatgaaaaagaatcATCATGTGAAGCAGTTGTTTTATCAAATCATAATAATCATACTAAATTCATAGTGTTCTGCagactaaatgaaataatttaagtaGAAGTACTTTAAACCATATCTGGTCCAAAGTAAGTGGTTAgttaatttccatttcttattattaaaatataacattatttCCATAAGTGTCTTACAGTTTGTAATATCAACTCATTAGATCCTCACAATGATCCCTTGAGACAAAAAGAGTAGCTCacattatcctcattttgcagatgaagaaactgagggtcagagtgTCCGGTAATGAAAGCtagtaaatgaaaaaagcagCAGTGAAAGCCAAGTTTGCTGACTCCAACCTAATTAGgtgttaaaattttaagtattttttatttaaaaataattcttaaaaaaagttagactatatttgtatttgtgattattttgtttatttatatttcagtCACTTTCTGTGATAATCATGAAAATTCATTTAGATCCtaaaaatttttaacataattgGAAAACATATTATTAGTATGCACGTATTACATGAGATGGTTTGCATGTTTTGTCATTTAATTCTTAACAAAAACAATCAAACAGTAAGGAAGAGGGTATTAATCCTACTTTACAGATAgttaaatgggaataaaaaaatgtaaataatgtatTCAAAACACATAGCTAGTAGTTGAAAGATAGGGTTAAGATTCAGACCTTGGCATCAAAATCTCATAATCACTCATCTATATAATAGAAGCTACAAAGGAATATAGATTTGGTATCAACTGGTTTTTAGAACTTTTCCCACAAGTGTTTACTTAGCAcagattataataataataaaataatccaaattttattttaaccagAGCTGTTGATAACCTCATCTTTTTAATCACTGGTAAAGTAGTGACTTCTACctaactgtgctgtgcttagtcactcaatcatgtccaatgctttacaaccccatggacggtagcccgccaggcttctctgtccatggaattctccaggcaagaatactggagtgggctgccctgccctcttccaagggtcttcccaacccaggggttgaacccaggtctctcgcattgcaggtagattctttaccgtctgagccaccttctTTGTTTAGTACCTCTTAAACATACTAAAGTACACCTTTATCCTAATTTAGAAATTCCCAGCAGTTGTCGCCATGGTTTCTAAATAAACACTTTTACCTTGTAATTTACAGATTAACATGAACAAAATAGGAATGATTATCCCTAGGACCTGAAGTTCAccaacatttaattaaaatattgcttCACCTAGCACATTTAAAATGCAAtcaatttagtttaaaaatactcAAATGAACCTTTTCAGAAACATCTCTTTCCTGTTAACCGTCAAGTTCATAGTAAACTTTATAgcctctttcactgtctcctgccaTGGATCTGATTCATTTTGCATTGTATTTGGTCACCTGTCTGGTTAGGCAGTTTGATTTGCCTTCCCTAAACCTAGGCTTTCTGATTATTTTGTCTTCCCAAAGAAGCAGTCACCAGAGGGGACAAAAAACAAACCTTGGCCGTTCATCTAATTTTCTTATAATGTCACATAAGGATTGTTGCAAAGTGCTTTTAGTCCCTTCCCGTTATGAGAATCCACTCAAGAGTCAACAAAGTGACTTTTGTTGTTCCTGTTTCACTTTGCCTGTAACATGGAACCACCAAGGGGATCACTCTACCTTTTACCCAGCTTTTGATTATAACTTGAAAACCTCAGGTATCAACACCCCTAATGGGCCAAGCAGTCTGTTATGCCTATAATTTATTTCCAGGGAAACAGGAGAAAGTAAAGAGTGGGATAAGACAGTACATTGTGAATGCTATTTGTaatttattcaaaaattaatataCTCGTGGGTAAGGCTTTTGTGAGTATTGATTTGTTCTGTTGTCCCAGAATGGTAACTGGGGACAACTTTGCTTCTGCCCTCTGGCTTCTGAGAGAACCAGGTTGCACTTCCTACTCAGGTCCGCTCATCTTAAAGGGACAGAAGCAGCCAGGAACTGAAGCCATCAGCTTTTCAGAACACTGGCACTGGATTTTTGCTGGGGCATGGACTAAGCAATTTTGGTTAAGTTGTGACCCCAttttcccctggagtaggagacggcaactactccaatattctttcctgaaaaattccatggaaagagaagcctggtggtctacaatccacaaggtcgcaaagagtctgacatgactgagcacagacaccaTTCTGAATGGAACAAGGCATATTACAAACAGGGGAGATTAATGTTAGTGGTACAGAAACTCCAGAGGACAATAAAAGAAATctatattctttataattttctttcagcCTCCTTCCTTCTCTAGTTAATATATTTAAACTCTGTTGTCTATTTGCTGTGTAAAGTTACGCTGGATGATGGATTGCGTGCTCCTGTCTTCCAAGTTCATCAGTCAACCAGTTGCATAGTGAAGGCAGAGAGAATGTGGggatgaaagaaagtgaatttggagagagagagaaaaaaaaaacaggaaaaccagatagcatcatttcttctgttctttgCCCCATCTTGCCCTGAGGTAGAAATTCCTAAGAGGAATTTTCAGGatgtagcctgctgctgctgctaagtcacttcagtcgtgtccgacactgtgcaaccccatagatggcagcccaccaggctcccccacccctgggattgtAGCTTAGGAACAGAGATAAGCTCATTATGAACCTGAAAACCTTCCAAGATTAGAATTATTATAAAGggaatagagacagagagagagaaggatccATCCAATTTGTGATACGTTAAACAAAGATTCTAAGTCCTTCTGAATATATTGAAATGTTTGTATTGCTTCTAAGgcttaataacttttaaaatatactttcagaTAGTgtgagtttcacttttttttttaataattcctctatccaaagaaaatgaacgCTATTTTCTCTTGTCTTTGGTGTTGGCACTAAAAAGTGGTTTCACATTACTGCTTTTCTATAGAGGGTTTCAGGAGGTGgtgataaaggaagaaaaaaagaaaacttgtggCTGTTAAGGGAAGCAAATCCACATTCACTGTTCATAAAATTGTTGCCCCTTAATTTTGTAAAGTTATTATTCTGCCCAGCCCTCCTGTTGTAACTGAGTCATACCTATTTTGCACTG
Above is a genomic segment from Bos javanicus breed banteng chromosome 15, ARS-OSU_banteng_1.0, whole genome shotgun sequence containing:
- the MUC15 gene encoding mucin-15 isoform X2; translated protein: MLTSAKILLISILSSLLLFGSHGEEGQKTNTTESTAEDLKTRENQSVPLESKANLTSDKENRETSNPKASNFSFEDPSNKTHETGFYSNLSTDNSSRSPSLMPTLSPRSPSTHSFVSKLPWNSSIADNSLLPASAPPNTTVPVSSENFTLSSINDTMKAPDNSSITVSNLPSGPNTTSVTPMVTEGWPTTTRESVEGFTVYQETTLHPTLKFTNNSKIFPNTSDPQEENRNTGVVFGAILGAILGASLLSLVGYLLCGKRKTDSFSHRRLYDDRNEPVLRLDNAPEPYDMSFGNSSYYNPTANDSSTSAGGENAHDGIPMDDIPPLRTSV
- the MUC15 gene encoding mucin-15 isoform X1; this translates as MLTSAKILLISILSSLLLFGSHGEEGQKTNTTESTAEDLKTRENQSVPLESKANLTSDKENRETSNPKASNFSFEDPSNKTHETGFYSNLSTDNSSRSPSLMPTLSPRSPSTHSFVSKLPWNSSIADNSLLPASAPPNTTVPVSSENFTLSSINDTMKAPDNSSITVSNLPSGPNTTSVTPMVTEGWPTTTRESVEGFTVYQETTLHPTLKFTNNSKIFPNTSDPQEVLRLDNAPEPYDMSFGNSSYYNPTANDSSTSAGGENAHDGIPMDDIPPLRTSV